The window GTGGGTGAAGGCGATTTCCGCCTCAGCGGCGGAAAGCGTGTCAACGGCGGCTGGCTCCTGGGCGGTGGACCGCAACGCACAGAGTGCCAGCGCAATAGTCATCAAATGCGACAGCGAACGTGAGGTCATAGGAAGGTCCTCCCAATCGATGCCGTTCGGCATGCCGATCATTCAGCTCGTTTGCTGTTCTTCATTGCTTTCATTAATAACAGCTTCGATATTACATCGCCAGTGGTTTAACCGGGGAATACATCGCCATCAGTTTGACTGGTGTTTACCGTATTCTACGGTGGTCTTTGTCGGCGCCGCGCTCGTCACAGCACGGTGTGATCTTGCAGGTACGAGTTCCCGGGAGGACTATGTCGCGGGCTGAGACCGGGTTTCTATGTCGCTGCGCAACTGCCGGCAGCGCTTGACCCGGCTGCGTTCCTTCCCTAGATTAACCGGGCGCGATTGCACGGTCCGGCAGGCAATACCGTCGATCCGCCAAACGAATCATATTCCATTTACAGGTTGCAGGTGGACGATGCCATGGCCCTTACCGAAGGCAAAACCGTTAACGGCAAGAAAGACGGCTACTGGGTCACCTACTACGCCAACGGCAACAAGCGATCCGAAGGGAACTACCGGATGGGCGTGAAGGACGGGAACTGGATCCAATACTACCGGAACGGCAACAAGACGAGCGAGGGACGCTTCAGGAACGGCCTCAATGAAGGCTGGTTCACTTGCTGGTACGAGAACGGAACCAAGCAGTGGGAAGGCGACTACGGTCCCCACGTGGGAAAGTCTTACGACGGTAAAAAGGAAGGCCAGTGGCTGTGTTACTCGGAGAAGGATGGCGAGACCGTGTGGCGGATCATCGAATACAAACACGGTTCGCGTACGAAGCCTGACGAGCATCCCCTCGGACCGTGCTCCGCGTGCGGCGAGCCCATCCACGATCCCGATACGGACCTCTGTCCGGCGTGCGCACGATGACCCCGACACGGACCTCTGTCCGGCGTGTGCGCGGTGAATCGGGAACCCCTGTTTCAGCGTGCCGACCGCCCGGTAACTTGATTACTTGATGTAAGCCCCGCTTCCGAAGGGACCGACTTTCCGTGAAAACCCGGATGACGCGCCGCGCATTTCTGCAGTCGTCGACTGTCGCGGGCCTGGGCCTGGTGGCAGGCTGCAACCCGGCGCCGTCACCCGGCGTCATCTTCAAGGGCTGGGTGTACGAACCCGACCTGGTCCGGGAAAACCTCGACTACTTCGAGCAGCAGACCGGCATCAGGGTGGACTACAACGCGGTGTCGGGCAACTACCACGACAAGATGGTGGCGCTGCACGTGGGCGGAGCGCCCATGGAGTGCTGCTACGTGCGCGACGACGATTTCGCGGAATGGGTCGAAGCCGGATGGCTGCGCCCCTGCGACGACCTCCTGGCAGCCGATCCCGATACGGCCGCAGTGACCGCGGACCTCTTCCCCTACAACCTGTCGTCTATGACGTACGGCGGCAAACGGTATGGGCTGCCCTATTATACCGACTTCAACATCTGGATCTACAACGCGCCCATGCTCGAAGCGGCGGGGTTCGACGTCCCGGCCCGCACGCTGGACGAGTTGACCGAACAGGCCATCAAGGTCCGAGAGGCGCGGGTCCGCACGCCGGACGGGGACGTCATCGAATATCCGATCATGCTGAACTTCCGGCAGAGCGTGCTTGGATTCGCTGACTGGTGGACGCTCAACTACGCCAGCGAGGCGTCGCTGTTCGACCAGGACTTCAATCCCATGTTCCCGGACGACGAGGACCGGCGGGCCGAGACGATTCTGCAGTGGCTCACGGACGGGATTCACCGTCACCGCATCATCTCCCCCTCGTCGCTGACCGCGGGGCAGATGCGGGATCACGTCGCCAGCGGCCGGCAGGTGTACGGCATTCTCAACAAATACGACCTGGAGTACGTGAACAACCGCCGGAATTCGGCCGCCGCGAACGATGAGCTGAAGCGTCAGGGTTCCGACGCGCAGCACGCGAAGGTGTACCGGATGGCGCCGGTGCCCTCGATCTCGCCGGAACAGACCGGGACCCTGGGCTGGACGCGCATGTACTGCTTCACGTCAAG is drawn from Gemmatimonadota bacterium and contains these coding sequences:
- a CDS encoding extracellular solute-binding protein translates to MKTRMTRRAFLQSSTVAGLGLVAGCNPAPSPGVIFKGWVYEPDLVRENLDYFEQQTGIRVDYNAVSGNYHDKMVALHVGGAPMECCYVRDDDFAEWVEAGWLRPCDDLLAADPDTAAVTADLFPYNLSSMTYGGKRYGLPYYTDFNIWIYNAPMLEAAGFDVPARTLDELTEQAIKVREARVRTPDGDVIEYPIMLNFRQSVLGFADWWTLNYASEASLFDQDFNPMFPDDEDRRAETILQWLTDGIHRHRIISPSSLTAGQMRDHVASGRQVYGILNKYDLEYVNNRRNSAAANDELKRQGSDAQHAKVYRMAPVPSISPEQTGTLGWTRMYCFTSRGRDDRMQDAWELMKFLGAKDAEGKYYTARRWFRLRGLGFAYRSLLNDPDIVAQTEQWGEIDKIREQSRYVRPRENIKAPWFPDFKIYYQPEIQKVLLGQQSARDGLGKIARRCQQLIAEWS